From the genome of Triticum aestivum cultivar Chinese Spring chromosome 3B, IWGSC CS RefSeq v2.1, whole genome shotgun sequence, one region includes:
- the LOC123068181 gene encoding pectinesterase inhibitor: MASVATSLAMVFIVVVAMSYGLRATHADINFIARTCKKTNNFALCMAVLRANPKSAQASTEHDLASIALQIATNTTRKNAAAICDLDYKHQGTPEAPVWHVCVKAHVLAAADLIADAGPSFHVGDYADVLKIVSEGKGAGDTCENAFKAIHKTPPLADMDRQTTEHCGLAGDLIRLLLTK, translated from the coding sequence ATGGCAAGCGTTGCAACATCCTTAGCTATGGTTTTCATTGTAGTTGTCGCCATGTCCTATGGCCTCCGCGCCACCCACGCCGACATCAACTTCATTGCTCGCACATGCAAGAAGACCAATAACTTTGCATTGTGCATGGCCGTGCTAAGGGCCAACCCAAAGAGCGCCCAAGCATCCACCGAGCATGACCTTGCCAGCATTGCTCTGCAAATCGCCACCAACACCACCCGGAAGAACGCCGCGGCCATCTGTGACCTAGATTATAAACACCAGGGCACACCCGAGGCACCAGTGTGGCATGTatgtgtcaaggcacatgtccTTGCTGCAGCCGACCTCATCGCCGACGCTGGCCCCAGCTTCCACGTTGGGGACTATGCTGATGTGTTGAAGATTGTGTCTGAGGGGAAGGGCGCAGGAGATACATGCGAGAACGCATTCAAGGCGATCCACAAAACGCCTCCCTTGGCTGACATGGACCGTCAGACGACGGAGCATTGCGGTCTCGCCGGCGACCTCATCCGCCTGCTCCTCACCAAATGA